The Ziziphus jujuba cultivar Dongzao chromosome 1, ASM3175591v1 genome segment AGATGGAAATCAGGCTTTTGCAATCCACTGGGAACCACCCCCAGAAGAAGCATACAAATGGAAAAACTCACGACCAAGTGTGCCACAGTCACTGCGTATATATGAATGCCATGTTGGAATAAGTGGATCAGAACCAAAAATATCTTCTTTCAATGATTTTATAGAGAAGGCAACCCCTTGATTGCTGCTGTATTGATTTATATAATTACCATGATATGGTATTaaactttttagttttaataaaattttcaaattttctctgTTGCTTTAATTTCAGGTCCTTCCTCATGTAAAGGAATCTGGATACAATGCAATCCAGTTGATTGGAGCTGTTGAGCACAAAGATTATTTCACTGTTGGTTATAGAGTGAGTCAAACgttctttttacttttcatttgGTAAATTCTTTCTTGCATTAGATATTTACATAAAACTGAATTTTTAAGATTTCTAAAGATTCTTAAGCTGCATATAATCATATTCACTGTTATCAGGAAGAAAAGGTGTTTTTTCCACCGATTCTTTAGATGCCTTTATGTAGACGACTGTGGGCACAATCTTAATGAAAGtcatgaaaaaacaaagaaaaaataataatatcaaaatcaaatcaaatcaaatataataatgaagtttttttactataaaaagataatgaagttatgacaaaaattgaaataaaaaaaaaattaaaattgaagagATGAGTCGtattgaaatttgatttttataattCATTGTTATTGATGTTACAAGCACAGTATTATCATATATTCTTTAtgacaaaaattgaaataaaaaaaattaaaattgtaagaGATGAGTCGtattgaaatttgatttttataatttattgttattgatGTTACAAGCACAGTATTATCATACATTCTTTCTTACTGATAAATAATGCTGCAAATATAGGTATACATTTTCTAGGTACCTATTTCATATGtcctgtttattttaattagagcTTGAGTGATTTGactcaattttaattttcttattcaaaTGCAAATAGCTCCATTTTATTCTAAAGATCGAATCAATGTGATCAAACATCTTTGTTAAAAGTGCAGGTTACCAATCTGTTTGCTGTTAGCAGCCGATATGGCACTCCTGAGGATTTCAAGCGGTTGGTTGATGAAGCTCATGGTTATTTTTCTTGGTCCAATGCTgttgcaatttatttatttatttatttatttttcgttttttccCCTTATGAACCCTTAAGATTCTTATGCCTCAGAAGTAGCTGATTGACTTGCTTAGCTTATGTAAATTATGGAAGAGCTATGTCACTTGCTAAAAAATCCTCTTTTAATTGCCTCTCTCATATTAAGTTTGTCATCTGGTAATGACAATAAGTATTTTTAAGTGCTGGTTTATAGAATCTATGGATTCAATTCTTATTGTTCACAGATATCAGTCAAATAATGTATTGGAGAAGACATCAataaatctataaatttttatactcTTGTCAGCAACCACAAATAAAATTGATTGGTGATAGTTGGTATAAGTCCCAGTTGATAATGACTGTTTGAAGCCCATAAAGCTCACTGGAAACATCCATGATATATCCTATTTCTCAACTATTTTTTGCATAAATAGTATGTTTGTATGTATTTATGCATAAAGTATGTTTCTGCTGTTATTTGTTATTAGGTCAATAAGTTTCTAGACCATTCACTATCTTTGCTTATTCTGCAGGACTTGGACTTCTTGTCTTCTTAGACATTGTTCATTCCTATTCAGCTGCTGATGAGATGGTTGGACTGTCAATGTTTGATGGATCAAATGATTGCTACTTTCACACTGGTATCTGTTCAAACTACTGTTGCCTCACTTTCGACTGAAAATTTGCTTACTTGAAAATTGGATCTTGCTGCAAGTTTCCAGATGTTATATCCTTTTAATTGAATCACCATAATACAGCCAGTCTTTGTTGTTTACTTAGATAGCAGAGTTATAATCTTTATCTATTTTGCTTGGTAACTTGAATTGAATTCTTTTGACATGCCTTTCTGTTGTTTTTGCTATGTGGAAGTTCaagagattttaaaaaaaagtgtcaATCCATTGAGGATTAGGTGTAAGCTCTAGGATTGAGTTGGATGCAAACAAGCCTAAAATTTCATTTCTAAATGCTAATATAATGATATAATTGTTTGATGTTCACTTCCCATCAATCTGAGTTCTTGAAGTGATGGAAAGTTAAAACTGGCTTTGTCTGAGCAACATGCCTTGTGGGCTTTGCATCTTCAAATGAACTTTAAAAATCAGTCACCAGAGATATTGTCCTATACAAATGGAAACTTCTTTGTTTTCATTGGTTTCTGCACCTTCCATGACTTTTGCTCAATCACTTTTTCTATTGTCCAAAAACTATCTTGTTCCATTACTCATACATGATCTTGTTACTTATTCAATTTTCTCTTCTTGAATAGGTAAGCGAGGACACCATAAAGACTGGGGTACCAGAATGTTCAAATATGGTGATCATGATGTCTTGCACTTCCTTCTATCAAATCTGAACTGGTAATTTGAAGCATATAagtcatcattattattattttttaaaattttatcaataaaatctTTGGCACTAGTGAAATTGCTTGGCTAGCAAGTCAATTTCTTTTATACCTTATGCAGTGTTCTGATATCTTCTTTTATCAACTGTCAGTTGGTTTTTTGAAGTCAATACTGTTTTGTCTCAGTATGTCATCTTTAAGTGAAAAATGTTGGTGTTTATGATGAGTTTTTGAGCAGGTGGGTTGTGGAGTATCAAATTGATGGTTTCCAGTTCCATTCACTCTCATCGATGATATATACTCACAATGGTTTTGCTTCCTTCACTGGTGACTTGGACGAGTAAGGCATCCTTTGAAATTACAATAATTTCCTACATGTAGTAATGTACACTGTTTATGAAAACTGTAAGATTTCCTTTGGCTCAGCAAGAGCATTTAAAAATTCCCAAAATAtggtttgttaatttttgtttgcttcttCAAATCTACTTTTATATGCTTGTTCAAGCTCTAGTTTTACCCACTCACCCACCAAAAtccattttcttatttatttatctttattggTATGCTTTGCGCATGATAAAATCTAAATCAATTTTCACTAATGCATGGGACAATTAATTCTTCAAAATAGAATCACAACATGGGTTTAATTGCTTATTTAAagttaatcatttttaaaatgaacTACTGAGTCAGGCCTCTGAAATATTAACTAGATCAAATTTTCTATTATCTAAAACTACTTCTTAAATCtatatttatcaatttgatCGGACTCATCTTTTTGCACCATATCTCATTGTTATGCAAGCATGTTCTTCATGAATCTTAGTCCTGTTTTGTAGGTACTGCAATCAATATGTTGACAAGGATGCACTATTATATCTCATTTTAGCAAATGAGATACTGCATACTCTCCAtccaaatataataacaattgcTGAAGATGTAAGCAGTAATAACgtctaatttatcaaaaatgttATTGCATATACGATTCTTTTCATATTATACATGTGTCATTGTACTAACCAGTATACGGTGCCATACCAAATTCCCAGCTTAGCTGGGTCTATACATAGATCGAGCCTGGTTGAAATCATCAAATGTAATGATTTGttttgagaaaagaaaaataaatgttgtTGATTGTAAATATGGTACAGATATAAATGGATAATTGGAAGATTTATCTATTTCTCAAGGATTCCAACTTTATGTAGTATTCTTGTGTCAttttacaaagtttttttttttaatttttttttaattttttttattattgtttgatGTTGAATTGATTTTCAGGCAACATTTTATCCTGGTCTATGTGAATCTACTTCTCAAGGTGGATTGGGATTTGATTATTACGTCAATCTTTCAGTGTCAGAGATGTGGTTATCTTTTCTTGAGAATGTTCCTGACCACGAATGGAGCATGAATAAGGTTATATTATGTGATTGTATGAATCATCTCAGTGTTAAAAGGGATAATTCTCCTTCCCTGTTAACTGACTTGTATATTCTTCCATTCTCTGGTTAACGGTcgatcattttaaatttattttcagatTGTAAGCACCTTAATGGGCAACAAACAAAATGCCAACAAGATGCTTGCGTATGCCGAAAATCATAACCAGGTAGTATTCACATTTAATCCCTTGTTTGACGTCAAAGGCTCTCtttattttaagtttataataataaatcactAGTATTTTGATTTGTTATCAACTCCTGTTACAACCTTGCATGGCAGTCAATATCTGGAGGGCGCTCATTTGCAGAAATATTGTTTGGCAAAGTCTTGGAGGATTCTGGTGGTTCAAATGAATTATTGCTTCGAGGGTGTTCCTTACACAAAGTATGCCTTGTCCTTACTACTGAAAATTAATGTTCTGAATTACAGATGTTTTACATTGCTTATATAACAACACTACACTGGCATCTGCATGCACGTAGGGGATTCTGGTGGATAGAACAAAATATAATGTTTTAAGCTGTTAATTTCCTTCTTTGTTTGCctttatttttaccttatatATTGTTGGATATTGAGCCAGATGATCAGATTAATTACATTTACAATTTGCGGTGGTGCTTACCTTAATTTCATGGGCAACGAATTTGGCCATCCAAAGGTTAGCTTATTTTCCCTTGGATATCCATGAAAAATTTTGGTTGAGCAGCTAATTAACTTCTCATGTGCCAGAGGGTTGAATTCCCAATGTCAAGCAACAATTTCTCATTCTCGCTAGCTAATCGTCGGTGGGATCTTATAGCAAATGAAGGAGTGCATtgtgatttatttttctttgataaggtgcaccatttatttttttttggattttgtattaattattattcccACATAACTACAGTTTCTTTGATATGCAACTGACGCTCTTGAATTTACACTAATATGTTCAACCTGATGTTGCcacatcttttaattttcttacaaGGATCAGATAGTCTTTTATTCATTCAACAAAACATATAAACTTTAATGTTGCTTAACCTAATCATAATTTCTTCCTTCTTAGGACTTAATGAAGTTGgatgaaaaagaaagagtacTATCTAGAGTGTTACCCAGCATTCACCATGTGAATGACACTACCATGGTATGACAACTCTCATTTTCGGTGAATTACTTAGTTTCTACCTGCCTCCAgcatatatattcaccaaaattaattaattcacatTCTTTTCTCCTTTTAACAAGTTAATTAGAACCTAATTTAGAGACTTTATATTGCCAAATTGGAGTTGAAGATGTACTACTCTACAAACTTCATGGAATCTCAATATGAATTTCTGTGCAAGCCCTCCAAGTTTTTACTTTCTCTCCGTTATATTTTTCACTGCCTATGTGAACTTTCAAAACGCTAGTTCCATGCTGAACTTTCTACATAAAACATCCATACATAAATAACTTTCTACATAAAACAtccatacataaatatatttacatgcaTATCATAGTCATGTATCCAAAATTTGCATGCTCTAGTTATGCTTTCATTGGACAAGCCATGTAAGTTGTTACGAACTTCTAATTGTTTAACGACTAAAATATTCTTTACAGGTAATAGCTTACATGAGAGGTCCACTTCTCTTTGTATTTAACTTTCATCCAACAGATTCTTATGAAGGATATAGAGTAGGCGTAGATGAAGCTGGAGAATATCAAGTATGTTGTGGCAAGCGAAAAGTCATtagtttcttctccttttttgtCAGATGGAACTTCTGAATCTTAtttcttagtttttatttatttatttattttttattttttattattatttttttcatgatgGTTCATGGCCATGAATATGCAGATGCTTGTCAAACCAGGGGACTAGTTTCATATATGTTGTTGATGACATTTAGCATCTGTTTCTATATGAAAAACTTATGCCATATATTGAACTGATATCTTTGTTTTTTGTGGCCAAAGCTTATACTCAACTCTGATGAAATAAAGTATGGAGGGCAAGGGCTGATAGAGGATAACCAATATCTCCGGAGAACTATTAGCAGAAGGTTAATATTGATGTTGTTGAATCCTTCTCTACCGTcccagcattttttttttttttttttcgcaacATATAAATTCTGTGCCATATGCCTGTCCATTTTGGAGTCGTGTTATGTTGGTTTTTTTGGTATGTCCTGATTTGATGGTTGTGTCTTTGCAGGGTTGATGGTCTTCGAAACTGCTTAGAAGTGCCTCTGCCTAGTAGGACTGCCCaggttggttgttttttttttttttctggcccACTCCTTgagttttatatttaaatattgaatatcaaAACTCCAATTCAACACACTTCATTCTGTTCAAATACCTGCCATATCTTATGCACAAATGTAATTTCTGAAAGTAGATCACATTTTCATAAACCTGTGTATAATGTGGCAAGTTCTTTTGCAGGTTTATAAATTAACTCGTATTTTAAGAATATGAGCAACGTTAAGGTCTTGAAAGTAAAATGCAGAGCAGTGTTCCAAGATTGAAAGATTAAACCATCTATGCATTTCAACTTCCTAGCATGACATTAATGGATTAGGAATGTGAATAAACCTACAACAGGACAAACTCTATGCAGAAGAGTTCATTTAGAACATTCTGACCGGAGGTTTATGACTAATGGCATGCCTTATCCCAGTGGTTTTCGGCTTCTTGGGAAATTTCTCTCTGTTTTGCTCATTTATAGGAATGCTTTTTTTTCTATGTAGAAGGAGATAACTTGTAATGAGAAAGAGCATTGAAGGAGATGTAAGAATACAAAGACTGTCTTTCCTTTAGatatttgttcttcttttatttctttttctttgggaAAAGAAGAGGCAAAATTTTGGTTGGTTGAGTTGGGTTGGGAGGAGTGGCTCAACAGCTCAACCCCTGAATTTGAAGGTTGCCTGTAAGTATACAATACTTCCATTATTAAAATTGGaataggaacaaaaaaaaaaaaaaaatgttgtaatCTGTTGGAGTACCTCATTTTTGTATTCATTCTAGTATCTTATCTGTTGGtcttaataaattatttgtattggaCAACCATGAGATCAATTTGATGGTTTACATTGTAAAAgttgaaaatgtttttgtaaTGTACTTTAAAATagaaactatatatttttttattttgattaaaatctGATCTCTGATAAAAAaggataaatgaaaattaatggagtggcaacaaaaataataagaggtgcctatataaaataaaaaatggatgtttgaagatgaagatattaatttctcatggaattcttcaaaaaatcaaaattctagaggaaaatttatttttattctgcatattttttatattagtgtTTTTATTTACCTAAATCCAAATTGATACTATAATTGAGAAGTTCtaagacatctttaaattttAAGCTATTACAATCTGTTATGCAAAAGCTAATGAACTTGATGGCttaatttatgaaaagaaaaaaaataataattaacgaAAGGagttaaatttcatttaataactaaacatcaattaaattcaactttatttttttgaccaaaaaacCATTATAAATGCCAATGCTCATAATCCTGGAATCAGTGCCTGACcctattaatattaattataataaatcattgcctatgtaataaaaaaaatcactgccctaataaattttcagttttatttcttttgaaaaaaatggaTCGTATTAATTTCCTAATAACAATTTTTTcgaaaattaataacaatataatttgAAGCCTGATAAATTatcctccaaaaaaaaataaaaaaaaaataaaagcgtttatctttaaataataataataacaataattaaagtgGTCCCAGGGTCTTTATACTATGTGGTCGGAAGATCGAAAGCCCATAGGCGGCTGCCGGGAGTTCTTCAACAATAACACACGACCTACGGCGCGTGCTTATTACAGACATCGTACGACATAAGTGTCATGCGGAAATGAACCGTGAACGCGCATGCGAAACACGTGGCGGTCAAGTCTGTCTGAAGCCCCAACCAATCCAACACgtcaaaaattgaatctttgcGAGTCTTTTCTCTCTCCTACGTAGAAATAGAAGACGAGGGAAAGTGAGAGAAACCATAGAAGAAGAaggtggttttttttattttttattttttgcgatCACTTGGGCAAGTCTTCTTCCAAATCATAAACTCTATATATGAACGAAACGCAGCGTTTCGAGGTCTGAATCCTTAGAACTCCCACTTCTGACGGAACTCGGGTTTACGAAGGACTCACCTGGAACATGGCAGAACACTTGGTTCTGGAGCTCAGTAACCCTGATCTTCGAGAAAATGCCCTTCTTGAACTATctaaggtaattttttttttttttatttagttccatatgatgatatatatatatatatatttttttttgttcttatttgGACTGGGTTTTTTTTCAAGTTAGGGTTTTCCATTTGTGTTTTTAATTGGGACTATTGGGTTTTGATAGTATAGTTAAAGAGCCAATTTTGGGGTTTTGGAAGTAATTATGGATGCATTTTATGTTTCATCATGGTTACAGCATTGTGTGAGTGGGTGGGCAGGTTTGGGTGCTTCAGTTTCGGATTGTTTTAATTCTAAACAATCCAATTCTTTGCTATGAGTTGAGTATTCAGGTTTTAGTTAAACTtggaataaaaatttttattttttattttttaatttaaaagttttattaatgaGATTAATATTTCTGTGCTATGAAATACTATATCATGGGTTTGAAGGCAATAGGgaaagttaatttttaatataaatataaacttcaaaaaattaaatcaaattaaatagcTAATGTATGAATATTCCAACAAACTTATGGTTGGTTTAATTTGATctcgtttgattttttttttttttttttttttttttgac includes the following:
- the LOC107432594 gene encoding 1,4-alpha-glucan-branching enzyme 3, chloroplastic/amyloplastic isoform X2 → MNSLSFQPKVSLHPNNSFFLFQPRNIPRRITFPRKIKVVCSATERPKQQKQQQQSKRKKNVKDGEKGIDPVGFLTKNGISHKQFAQFLRERHKSLKDLIDEIFNRHINLQEMSSGFEILGMHRHPEHRVDYMEWAPGARYCALVGDFNGWLPTENCAREGHLGHDDYGYWFIILEDKLREGEKPDELYFQQYNYVDDYDKGDSGVSIDEIFKKANDEYWEPGEDRFVKNRFEVPAKLYEQIFGPNGPQTLEELEDIPDAETRYKAWKEQHKDDPPSNLPSYDVIDNGKEYDIYNVVIDPVSQEKFRAKKPPLAYWFETRKGRKAWLKKYAPAIPHGSKYRVYFNTPSGPLERLPAWATYVQPDADGNQAFAIHWEPPPEEAYKWKNSRPSVPQSLRIYECHVGISGSEPKISSFNDFIEKVLPHVKESGYNAIQLIGAVEHKDYFTVGYRVTNLFAVSSRYGTPEDFKRLVDEAHGLGLLVFLDIVHSYSAADEMVGLSMFDGSNDCYFHTGKRGHHKDWGTRMFKYGDHDVLHFLLSNLNWWVVEYQIDGFQFHSLSSMIYTHNGFASFTGDLDEYCNQYVDKDALLYLILANEILHTLHPNIITIAEDATFYPGLCESTSQGGLGFDYYVNLSVSEMWLSFLENVPDHEWSMNKIVSTLMGNKQNANKMLAYAENHNQSISGGRSFAEILFGKVLEDSGGSNELLLRGCSLHKMIRLITFTICGGAYLNFMGNEFGHPKRVEFPMSSNNFSFSLANRRWDLIANEGVHCDLFFFDKDLMKLDEKERVLSRVLPSIHHVNDTTMLILNSDEIKYGGQGLIEDNQYLRRTISRRVDGLRNCLEVPLPSRTAQVYKLTRILRI
- the LOC107432594 gene encoding 1,4-alpha-glucan-branching enzyme 3, chloroplastic/amyloplastic isoform X1; amino-acid sequence: MNSLSFQPKVSLHPNNSFFLFQPRNIPRRITFPRKIKVVCSATERPKQQKQQQQSKRKKNVKDGEKGIDPVGFLTKNGISHKQFAQFLRERHKSLKDLIDEIFNRHINLQEMSSGFEILGMHRHPEHRVDYMEWAPGARYCALVGDFNGWLPTENCAREGHLGHDDYGYWFIILEDKLREGEKPDELYFQQYNYVDDYDKGDSGVSIDEIFKKANDEYWEPGEDRFVKNRFEVPAKLYEQIFGPNGPQTLEELEDIPDAETRYKAWKEQHKDDPPSNLPSYDVIDNGKEYDIYNVVIDPVSQEKFRAKKPPLAYWFETRKGRKAWLKKYAPAIPHGSKYRVYFNTPSGPLERLPAWATYVQPDADGNQAFAIHWEPPPEEAYKWKNSRPSVPQSLRIYECHVGISGSEPKISSFNDFIEKVLPHVKESGYNAIQLIGAVEHKDYFTVGYRVTNLFAVSSRYGTPEDFKRLVDEAHGLGLLVFLDIVHSYSAADEMVGLSMFDGSNDCYFHTGKRGHHKDWGTRMFKYGDHDVLHFLLSNLNWWVVEYQIDGFQFHSLSSMIYTHNGFASFTGDLDEYCNQYVDKDALLYLILANEILHTLHPNIITIAEDATFYPGLCESTSQGGLGFDYYVNLSVSEMWLSFLENVPDHEWSMNKIVSTLMGNKQNANKMLAYAENHNQSISGGRSFAEILFGKVLEDSGGSNELLLRGCSLHKMIRLITFTICGGAYLNFMGNEFGHPKRVEFPMSSNNFSFSLANRRWDLIANEGVHCDLFFFDKDLMKLDEKERVLSRVLPSIHHVNDTTMVIAYMRGPLLFVFNFHPTDSYEGYRVGVDEAGEYQLILNSDEIKYGGQGLIEDNQYLRRTISRRVDGLRNCLEVPLPSRTAQVYKLTRILRI
- the LOC107432594 gene encoding 1,4-alpha-glucan-branching enzyme 3, chloroplastic/amyloplastic isoform X3, giving the protein MSSGFEILGMHRHPEHRVDYMEWAPGARYCALVGDFNGWLPTENCAREGHLGHDDYGYWFIILEDKLREGEKPDELYFQQYNYVDDYDKGDSGVSIDEIFKKANDEYWEPGEDRFVKNRFEVPAKLYEQIFGPNGPQTLEELEDIPDAETRYKAWKEQHKDDPPSNLPSYDVIDNGKEYDIYNVVIDPVSQEKFRAKKPPLAYWFETRKGRKAWLKKYAPAIPHGSKYRVYFNTPSGPLERLPAWATYVQPDADGNQAFAIHWEPPPEEAYKWKNSRPSVPQSLRIYECHVGISGSEPKISSFNDFIEKVLPHVKESGYNAIQLIGAVEHKDYFTVGYRVTNLFAVSSRYGTPEDFKRLVDEAHGLGLLVFLDIVHSYSAADEMVGLSMFDGSNDCYFHTGKRGHHKDWGTRMFKYGDHDVLHFLLSNLNWWVVEYQIDGFQFHSLSSMIYTHNGFASFTGDLDEYCNQYVDKDALLYLILANEILHTLHPNIITIAEDATFYPGLCESTSQGGLGFDYYVNLSVSEMWLSFLENVPDHEWSMNKIVSTLMGNKQNANKMLAYAENHNQSISGGRSFAEILFGKVLEDSGGSNELLLRGCSLHKMIRLITFTICGGAYLNFMGNEFGHPKRVEFPMSSNNFSFSLANRRWDLIANEGVHCDLFFFDKDLMKLDEKERVLSRVLPSIHHVNDTTMVIAYMRGPLLFVFNFHPTDSYEGYRVGVDEAGEYQLILNSDEIKYGGQGLIEDNQYLRRTISRRVDGLRNCLEVPLPSRTAQVYKLTRILRI
- the LOC107432594 gene encoding 1,4-alpha-glucan-branching enzyme 3, chloroplastic/amyloplastic isoform X4 — protein: MHRHPEHRVDYMEWAPGARYCALVGDFNGWLPTENCAREGHLGHDDYGYWFIILEDKLREGEKPDELYFQQYNYVDDYDKGDSGVSIDEIFKKANDEYWEPGEDRFVKNRFEVPAKLYEQIFGPNGPQTLEELEDIPDAETRYKAWKEQHKDDPPSNLPSYDVIDNGKEYDIYNVVIDPVSQEKFRAKKPPLAYWFETRKGRKAWLKKYAPAIPHGSKYRVYFNTPSGPLERLPAWATYVQPDADGNQAFAIHWEPPPEEAYKWKNSRPSVPQSLRIYECHVGISGSEPKISSFNDFIEKVLPHVKESGYNAIQLIGAVEHKDYFTVGYRVTNLFAVSSRYGTPEDFKRLVDEAHGLGLLVFLDIVHSYSAADEMVGLSMFDGSNDCYFHTGKRGHHKDWGTRMFKYGDHDVLHFLLSNLNWWVVEYQIDGFQFHSLSSMIYTHNGFASFTGDLDEYCNQYVDKDALLYLILANEILHTLHPNIITIAEDATFYPGLCESTSQGGLGFDYYVNLSVSEMWLSFLENVPDHEWSMNKIVSTLMGNKQNANKMLAYAENHNQSISGGRSFAEILFGKVLEDSGGSNELLLRGCSLHKMIRLITFTICGGAYLNFMGNEFGHPKRVEFPMSSNNFSFSLANRRWDLIANEGVHCDLFFFDKDLMKLDEKERVLSRVLPSIHHVNDTTMVIAYMRGPLLFVFNFHPTDSYEGYRVGVDEAGEYQLILNSDEIKYGGQGLIEDNQYLRRTISRRVDGLRNCLEVPLPSRTAQVYKLTRILRI